A genomic stretch from Pirellulales bacterium includes:
- a CDS encoding PEP-CTERM sorting domain-containing protein gives MNIKTVLCGSAFLALAVGAFMPGKALATPIIIPPTTLSVLIDHSGGANPSITIGSLTFSDFSYLGTGDMPSAGGVNVDAYVDPITNDIGLKFQGSFLDFPGSSGSDALIDFKVTENDPDKLVTSAALAGNPSVIPMGPGASGVASVTETFLPTNPTPQLTIFASLNNGVPGPTKLTDTGNFATGQSTVFVQKDVLTFNGTNSVPMLSFITQTFHETGGHIPEPSTVVLMGIGIVGLTLRYWRQRKA, from the coding sequence ATGAACATTAAAACCGTGTTGTGTGGCAGCGCTTTTCTAGCGCTTGCGGTTGGGGCATTCATGCCGGGCAAGGCACTTGCGACGCCCATTATCATTCCTCCCACGACCCTCTCGGTCCTGATCGACCATTCGGGCGGCGCTAACCCGTCGATCACGATTGGATCACTGACGTTCAGTGACTTCTCATATCTTGGCACCGGTGATATGCCCAGTGCCGGGGGCGTCAATGTCGACGCCTACGTCGACCCGATCACCAACGACATCGGCCTGAAATTTCAGGGCTCGTTCCTGGATTTCCCCGGCAGCAGCGGTTCGGACGCGCTGATCGATTTCAAGGTGACGGAAAACGATCCGGACAAGTTAGTCACCAGCGCTGCTTTGGCTGGCAATCCGTCGGTGATTCCGATGGGACCGGGAGCCAGCGGCGTGGCCAGCGTGACGGAAACGTTCCTGCCGACGAATCCAACCCCCCAACTGACAATCTTCGCCAGCCTCAACAACGGTGTGCCGGGTCCGACGAAATTGACCGACACCGGCAATTTCGCCACCGGCCAATCGACCGTGTTTGTGCAAAAGGATGTATTGACCTTCAACGGCACCAATAGCGTGCCGATGCTGTCCTTCATCACGCAAACGTTCCACGAAACTGGGGGCCACATCCCCGAACCGTCGACCGTGGTGCTCATGGGGATTGGTATTGTCGGCCTGACGCTTCGATACTGGCGTCAACGCAAGGCCTAG
- a CDS encoding folylpolyglutamate synthase/dihydrofolate synthase family protein, translated as MTATAYQRATAYLFGRIDYERAPAVTYGARQFKLERMHQLLAAMGNPHHSLPIVHVAGTKGKGSTSTMIAAILTAAGQRTGLFTSPHLVNLEERIAVDGQSCSPDELVALVEQLRPVVDSMDREAAQHQEECGPTYFELTTVMALLYFAQRRTQAAVLEVGLGGRLDSTNVCLPEVSVITSISFDHMRQLGNTLAEIAYEKAGIVKPRVPVITGVSQAEPLAVIERVCAERGSPLVRLGREFAFQYHPPHLVDHHRGFSRLDFVDHVEPGGSYQNLQLGMLGRHQAANAAVALATISQLRQRGWNIDEQAIRTGLATAHSPARVEVVSRQPTVILDAAHNEASIAALLETLDESFSPRRRVLIFATTQDKSVREMMALLLPRFDQVLLTRYQNNPRGVPVEALLEIAAEFGEAARCRPCTDPAAAWEVARGIVGQDHLLCVTGSFFIAAEIGTEVRRRPFALPAVGSRTA; from the coding sequence GTGACCGCCACTGCGTACCAACGAGCCACGGCCTATCTGTTCGGCCGGATCGACTACGAGCGCGCCCCCGCCGTTACCTACGGGGCGCGACAGTTCAAGCTCGAGCGCATGCACCAGCTGTTGGCCGCCATGGGAAACCCACACCACAGCCTCCCCATCGTCCACGTGGCCGGCACCAAGGGAAAGGGTTCGACGTCGACCATGATCGCGGCCATCCTCACCGCCGCTGGTCAGCGAACGGGGCTCTTTACCTCACCGCACCTGGTGAATTTAGAAGAGCGAATCGCCGTCGACGGGCAAAGCTGCTCACCCGATGAGCTCGTGGCACTCGTGGAACAGCTGCGCCCCGTCGTCGACAGCATGGACCGCGAAGCTGCACAGCATCAAGAAGAATGCGGGCCGACCTATTTCGAGCTCACCACCGTGATGGCCCTTTTGTACTTCGCCCAAAGGCGCACCCAGGCGGCGGTGCTGGAAGTGGGCCTGGGGGGCCGGCTCGATTCGACCAATGTCTGCCTGCCCGAGGTGTCGGTCATCACGAGCATCAGCTTCGACCACATGCGACAGCTCGGCAATACGCTGGCCGAGATCGCCTACGAGAAGGCGGGCATCGTCAAGCCGCGCGTGCCGGTTATCACCGGCGTATCGCAAGCGGAGCCGCTTGCGGTGATCGAGCGCGTCTGTGCTGAGCGCGGAAGCCCGCTCGTACGCCTGGGGCGTGAGTTCGCATTCCAATACCACCCGCCGCACCTGGTCGATCATCACCGGGGATTTAGCCGCCTCGACTTTGTCGATCACGTCGAACCCGGCGGTTCGTACCAAAACTTGCAACTGGGCATGCTCGGCCGACATCAAGCAGCGAATGCTGCGGTGGCTCTGGCCACGATCAGCCAACTGCGGCAGCGCGGCTGGAACATCGACGAGCAAGCCATTCGCACAGGGCTCGCCACGGCGCACTCGCCAGCGCGCGTGGAGGTCGTCTCCCGACAACCAACCGTGATTCTGGATGCCGCGCACAACGAGGCCTCGATCGCGGCCCTGCTCGAGACGCTCGACGAGAGCTTTTCGCCACGCCGGCGTGTCCTGATCTTCGCTACGACCCAAGACAAAAGCGTCCGCGAGATGATGGCCTTGCTCTTGCCGCGGTTCGACCAGGTGCTGCTCACCCGCTATCAGAACAATCCGCGCGGAGTGCCGGTCGAGGCGCTCTTGGAAATTGCCGCGGAATTCGGGGAAGCGGCCCGCTGCCGCCCCTGTACCGACCCAGCCGCGGCGTGGGAGGTCGCCCGCGGAATCGTCGGCCAGGATCACCTGCTGTGCGTCACGGGCTCGTTCTTCATCGCGGCCGAGATTGGAACGGAAGTCAGGCGGCGACCGTTTGCTTTGCCGGCCGTGGGCAGCCGTACCGCCTAG
- a CDS encoding DUF1559 domain-containing protein, whose protein sequence is MARYLAPRTRNPKSLHGFTLVELLVVIAIIGILIGLLLPAVQAAREAARRSQCINNLKQLGLALHNYESSSGVYPPMSFWNGVANDKTNDISVWSRLLPYLEQSALGSAYTAASTEDQALPDGTPIMGLRIPAYVCPSEINDMAKLNADGSLNSYPGTYGVNLGPWLVFDPTRRTVPQGSFYTNSRLRVADFTDGLSNTFYAMEVKAWTASLSGSTNATATPPNLPADVIALGGTAKLGPNTTDNKGHTEWGDGKVNQTGVTTLFTPNTPVMYSYNGANYDIDFIGVTEASSTTAPTYAAVTARSYHPGLVNVALMDGSVRAVTNNVDRAVWQAVSTRSGAEPNTLTQ, encoded by the coding sequence ATGGCTCGTTACCTTGCCCCGCGGACCCGCAATCCAAAGTCCCTCCATGGTTTCACGCTGGTCGAACTGCTGGTCGTGATCGCGATAATCGGGATCCTCATCGGCCTGTTGCTGCCGGCCGTGCAAGCCGCCCGCGAGGCCGCGCGCCGTAGCCAGTGCATCAATAATCTTAAGCAATTGGGGCTGGCGCTACACAATTACGAGTCAAGCTCGGGCGTATATCCGCCCATGTCCTTTTGGAATGGCGTCGCCAACGACAAAACCAACGACATCTCGGTATGGTCGCGTCTGCTGCCGTACCTCGAACAGTCGGCGCTGGGATCGGCCTATACGGCGGCGAGCACCGAGGACCAGGCTTTGCCCGACGGCACGCCGATCATGGGACTACGCATTCCGGCGTACGTCTGTCCGTCTGAAATCAACGACATGGCCAAGCTGAATGCTGACGGCTCGCTGAATTCGTACCCTGGCACGTACGGCGTGAACCTTGGCCCCTGGTTGGTGTTCGATCCGACCCGGCGAACGGTTCCGCAGGGGTCGTTCTACACCAACAGCCGCTTGCGCGTGGCCGACTTCACCGACGGATTGAGCAACACCTTCTACGCCATGGAAGTAAAGGCGTGGACCGCTAGCCTTAGCGGCTCGACGAACGCCACGGCCACACCGCCCAATCTGCCGGCCGACGTCATCGCCTTGGGGGGCACGGCCAAGCTCGGACCGAACACGACCGATAACAAGGGGCATACCGAGTGGGGTGACGGCAAGGTCAACCAGACCGGCGTGACGACCCTTTTCACGCCCAACACGCCCGTCATGTACTCGTACAACGGCGCCAACTACGACATCGATTTCATCGGTGTGACCGAAGCCAGTTCGACGACGGCGCCAACTTACGCCGCCGTGACCGCACGCAGCTACCATCCAGGCCTGGTCAACGTGGCCTTGATGGACGGCTCCGTACGTGCGGTTACTAACAACGTCGATCGGGCCGTCTGGCAGGCGGTTTCGACGCGTTCGGGCGCCGAGCCGAACACGCTGACGCAGTAG